GTTCTTTCATCTACATCAACTGCGAGATCGTGGACACGCCTTACGGTATCCTTTACAACATCGCAAATCAGATAATATCCGATCCTTCAAGGAAGATCCCTTTCACAGGATGGAGTGTCGACAAGATCCTTACCGAATTGACATCTTACATCGATGAGAACAACAAGATCTTCATCGTTACTCTGGATGAGATAGACAGGACGTTCACGAAGAACGGAGATGACATCTTCTACTATCTCACTTCGATAAACAGCGGTCTGAAGAATTCCATGATATCTATCATAGGAATCACGAACAACACGAAATTCACCGATCTCCTCAGTACAAGGATAAAGAGCAGACTCGGAGAGATGAAGATAATCTTTCCTCCTTATACTGTAGAACAGCTGCAGGATATCCTTTATGACAGAGCGAAGGAAGCTTTCGACGACGGAATACTTTCAGAAGGAGTCATTCCTTATTGTGCAGCTCTGACGGCTCAGGAAGGAGGAGATGCTAGAAGGGCCTTGGATCTCCTGAGGATGTCGGCCGAGATCGCAGAGAGGAATGGAGATTCATTGATTTCCGAAGCCCATGTGAAATCTGCTAAGGACAATGTGGAGATGGATGCTGTCGCCGAGGTCGTCAAGACTCTCAATCTTCAATCCAAGGTCGTTCTCATGAGCATAATCAAGAACACTGAGGAAGGAAAGAACATAATGATCACCGGGGATGTCTTCT
This genomic interval from Thermoplasmata archaeon contains the following:
- a CDS encoding AAA family ATPase, which encodes MVEPNIFTQYIEKKNTLIKNKKILLNTYVPENLPHRDELIGQIAEIISPALSKNKPSNILIIGKTGTGKTAVINYIGKELKKAYPFESNCSFIYINCEIVDTPYGILYNIANQIISDPSRKIPFTGWSVDKILTELTSYIDENNKIFIVTLDEIDRTFTKNGDDIFYYLTSINSGLKNSMISIIGITNNTKFTDLLSTRIKSRLGEMKIIFPPYTVEQLQDILYDRAKEAFDDGILSEGVIPYCAALTAQEGGDARRALDLLRMSAEIAERNGDSLISEAHVKSAKDNVEMDAVAEVVKTLNLQSKVVLMSIIKNTEEGKNIMITGDVFSTYKYLCEITGTSAITQRRVADLISELDMLGIVHARVKSFGRAGRTKEIELSVSQEFLMNLLKADDIFRNIDSYKSPKQMTLM